From a region of the Acidimicrobiales bacterium genome:
- a CDS encoding tetratricopeptide repeat protein, with protein sequence MSLSELAAGAVVLAAVALVVSVGVFGARWAGRTLFNRRERTVEELADVGLVYGSDVAIRLALVLVWLGFALGSLSLLPAAVWLVDADPDASRAAIGLVAVGAVFVGIGLVCSLPGQTVVVLEPDRLTKVKLWTKRSVPIASIEAIEEARWWPASVLSTSDGRMRLSRTMAGFDDLFDRLVAQAPRLVSDSMSASALAPDRDLSHLAVSRKTITAAAVGLGLGLVLVLGWPWMVEVIGDNPTRDRFLFMAIGLFMWGLVAPLVRTESFPARQPIELKIASDRLMWRGLRGGWLERPANQLYAASVETTIIYVRGQPGHRHPLRLRFVDGTVVEIGDRRAAQMGTSTHLISAAVRQRCLSVGARTHSDHSAARHAIGQIESGCEPSAEVEQIRRAIGLWPNEGGLGLHLRAGDLLRRLDRPAEAAAHYRAYLDVFADDATAWQALAECFRGGYRSELYDETIAIAEQLLMRS encoded by the coding sequence GTGAGCCTGAGCGAACTGGCCGCCGGAGCCGTGGTGTTGGCTGCCGTGGCCCTTGTTGTATCGGTTGGGGTGTTCGGCGCCAGATGGGCTGGCCGAACGCTGTTCAACCGCCGCGAACGAACCGTTGAGGAGCTCGCCGACGTCGGTCTCGTATACGGATCTGACGTCGCCATTCGCCTCGCGCTGGTCCTTGTGTGGCTCGGCTTTGCGCTGGGCTCGCTGAGCCTGTTGCCCGCAGCGGTCTGGCTGGTCGACGCCGACCCGGATGCCTCTCGAGCCGCCATCGGCCTGGTCGCGGTAGGGGCGGTGTTCGTCGGCATCGGCCTGGTGTGTTCGCTGCCTGGACAAACCGTCGTGGTGCTGGAGCCCGACCGCCTGACGAAGGTCAAGCTGTGGACGAAGCGGTCGGTGCCGATCGCTTCGATCGAGGCAATCGAAGAGGCACGGTGGTGGCCTGCCAGCGTGCTGTCGACGAGCGACGGCCGGATGCGCCTTTCCAGAACCATGGCCGGCTTCGACGATCTGTTCGACCGGCTGGTTGCCCAGGCACCAAGGCTGGTGTCGGACTCGATGTCGGCCTCGGCCCTCGCGCCCGACCGAGACCTGTCTCACCTAGCGGTCAGCCGCAAGACCATCACGGCTGCAGCCGTCGGTCTGGGTCTCGGGCTTGTGCTGGTTCTCGGCTGGCCTTGGATGGTCGAGGTGATCGGCGACAACCCCACCCGAGACCGTTTCTTGTTCATGGCGATAGGGCTCTTCATGTGGGGCCTGGTCGCGCCTTTGGTCAGGACCGAATCGTTCCCGGCAAGACAGCCGATCGAGCTGAAGATCGCCTCCGACAGGCTCATGTGGCGCGGCCTGCGCGGTGGCTGGCTCGAAAGGCCGGCCAACCAGTTGTATGCCGCCTCGGTCGAAACGACCATCATCTACGTTCGCGGCCAGCCAGGACATCGTCACCCGCTGCGCTTGAGGTTCGTCGACGGAACCGTCGTCGAGATCGGCGATCGACGTGCCGCCCAGATGGGAACCTCGACACACCTGATCAGCGCGGCGGTGAGGCAGCGCTGCCTGTCGGTCGGCGCCAGAACCCACTCCGACCACTCTGCTGCCCGACACGCCATCGGCCAGATCGAGTCGGGCTGTGAGCCGTCAGCCGAGGTCGAGCAGATACGTCGTGCGATTGGGCTGTGGCCTAACGAGGGCGGCCTCGGCCTCCATCTGCGAGCTGGCGACCTACTGCGCCGGCTGGACAGGCCGGCCGAAGCCGCGGCGCACTATCGGGCCTATCTGGACGTTTTCGCAGACGACGCAACCGCCTGGCAAGCCCTGGCCGAGTGCTTCCGCGGCGGGTATCGATCAGAGCTGTACGACGAGACGATCGCTATCGCCGAGCAGCTGTTGATGCGGAGCTAG
- a CDS encoding dihydroxy-acid dehydratase — protein MRAAGFDPDRTRALDLIVTVASPFTNAHRCNNRVGQLADLAMSALAEVGAQGLLVGTPAVSDALTQGTPNAGFSLVSRDLIADCIELGHRAHHANAMLVISGCDKVGAAAMMPLARTNDFGLVVYPGTSSPGSVAIQPWASKGNNLTILDYAEARAAHEAGRISSTDLEQVESCIMPGSGTCGAMFTANTMSTITEAMGMMLPLGASHPADHNAAGPVHPDVVSQVHASVLALTHLVEAGIRPRDIMTLAAFENAIVTAYAMGGSTNLYLHLLAIAREAGVSLTVDHIQAVGEKVPLIGNLQPHGPYAMVALHQLGGVPVVMRELLDAGLLHGDAMTVTGRTLAENLADTPTLAELGQQDIVRPVTNPLAPPNNHISVLKGNLAPDSCVLKLGGKTLERGRFRGPARVFDSEPEAMAGIKSGAVRPGGVVVVRNVGPVGGAGMPEMVMLTIQLQGRGLGSDVALITDGRFSGVSHGILIGHISPEAATGGPLAAVRDDDIIVIDPTARTLDVELSDEELAERMSHWVPPQSHVDLGSVRGKWMRLVSSAHHGCVL, from the coding sequence ATGAGGGCCGCGGGGTTCGACCCCGACCGGACCCGCGCCCTCGACCTGATAGTCACGGTCGCCAGCCCGTTCACCAACGCCCACCGCTGCAACAACCGCGTGGGCCAACTCGCAGACCTGGCCATGTCGGCGCTGGCCGAGGTTGGGGCCCAGGGCCTGCTGGTCGGAACCCCTGCCGTTTCCGACGCACTTACGCAGGGCACCCCCAACGCTGGTTTCAGCCTGGTGTCGCGCGACCTGATAGCCGACTGCATCGAGCTGGGGCATCGGGCCCACCACGCCAATGCGATGCTGGTGATCTCGGGCTGTGACAAGGTCGGGGCGGCCGCCATGATGCCCCTGGCGCGCACCAACGACTTCGGTCTGGTGGTTTACCCCGGCACCAGCTCGCCGGGTTCGGTGGCCATCCAGCCGTGGGCCTCGAAGGGCAACAACCTGACGATCCTCGACTATGCCGAGGCGCGCGCCGCACACGAGGCGGGGCGCATCTCCAGCACAGACCTCGAACAGGTCGAGAGTTGCATCATGCCGGGCAGCGGCACATGCGGAGCGATGTTCACGGCCAACACCATGAGCACCATCACCGAAGCCATGGGCATGATGCTGCCGCTGGGGGCCTCACACCCCGCCGACCACAACGCGGCAGGCCCCGTGCACCCGGACGTGGTGTCGCAAGTACACGCGTCGGTGCTGGCCCTGACCCACCTGGTCGAAGCCGGCATCAGGCCCCGAGACATCATGACGTTGGCAGCGTTCGAGAACGCCATAGTCACCGCGTACGCGATGGGCGGATCGACAAACCTCTACCTGCACCTGCTGGCGATAGCCCGTGAGGCAGGGGTGTCACTGACGGTCGACCACATTCAGGCGGTCGGCGAGAAGGTACCGCTGATAGGCAACCTGCAGCCCCACGGCCCCTACGCCATGGTCGCCCTGCACCAGCTGGGCGGTGTACCGGTGGTGATGCGCGAACTGCTCGACGCGGGCTTGCTTCACGGCGACGCCATGACGGTCACCGGTCGCACCCTGGCCGAGAACCTCGCCGATACGCCGACCCTGGCCGAGCTGGGCCAGCAGGACATAGTGCGGCCCGTCACCAACCCGTTGGCGCCGCCCAACAACCACATCAGCGTGCTGAAGGGCAACCTGGCGCCAGACAGTTGTGTGCTAAAGCTCGGCGGCAAGACCCTCGAGCGAGGTCGGTTCCGCGGGCCGGCCCGGGTCTTCGACAGCGAGCCCGAGGCCATGGCCGGTATCAAGTCTGGTGCCGTTCGGCCGGGTGGCGTGGTGGTGGTGCGCAACGTGGGCCCGGTGGGCGGAGCCGGAATGCCCGAGATGGTGATGCTGACCATCCAGCTGCAGGGACGAGGTCTGGGGTCAGACGTCGCGTTGATAACCGACGGCCGCTTCTCGGGGGTGTCGCACGGCATCCTCATAGGGCACATATCGCCCGAGGCCGCCACCGGCGGGCCTCTGGCCGCCGTGCGCGACGACGACATCATCGTCATCGACCCAACCGCTCGAACGCTCGATGTCGAGCTGAGCGACGAGGAACTGGCCGAGCGGATGTCGCACTGGGTGCCGCCACAAAGCCACGTCGACCTTGGCAGTGTGCGCGGCAAGTGGATGCGCCTCGTCTCATCGGCACACCACGGCTGCGTGCTCTAG
- a CDS encoding adenylate/guanylate cyclase domain-containing protein has translation MAEAGEHLNSDEATEVAAMLARIGMSERLIGEILAQPVDALPVDAVFYRHATMTASELAERTGVSLADVDHIYRLSGVPLSEHDGVRFSEEDLTLVSLFHLIGSGFMPESERDDLLRLIGSAVARISEGSISAYSHAVEGPIWDSDQTGSPHLASLRALATGIEAIEQVAVAIAALLRHHFAASTERQRLAQHRIESRLAYRSAVGFVDLVGFTAISGRLSFEDLAEVIRDFEARAFELITDVGGRVVKHVGDEVMFTAPTVEAGCSAALDLVGGFADDRVMPRGGLAFGDLLTRGGDHYGPVVNLASRLGDHAVPGEVLCDRGVAAAIPRRFTVEPAGRRILKGFDEPVPVWSLGRSAGSA, from the coding sequence ATGGCTGAAGCCGGTGAGCACCTCAACAGCGACGAGGCCACCGAGGTCGCGGCGATGCTGGCGCGGATCGGCATGTCCGAGAGGCTCATCGGCGAGATCTTGGCGCAACCCGTCGATGCTCTTCCGGTCGATGCGGTGTTCTACAGGCATGCCACGATGACCGCGTCCGAACTCGCCGAACGCACGGGCGTTTCGCTGGCCGACGTCGATCACATCTACCGACTGTCGGGCGTGCCGCTGTCCGAGCACGACGGCGTCAGGTTCTCCGAAGAAGATCTCACCCTGGTCAGCCTTTTCCACCTGATCGGTTCGGGGTTCATGCCCGAGAGCGAACGCGACGACCTTCTGCGGCTGATCGGCAGCGCGGTGGCACGTATCAGCGAAGGGTCGATCTCGGCGTACTCACACGCTGTCGAGGGGCCCATCTGGGACTCGGACCAGACCGGGTCGCCCCATCTCGCGTCGCTGCGGGCGCTGGCCACCGGCATCGAGGCGATCGAGCAGGTAGCGGTGGCCATCGCAGCCCTCCTGCGGCACCACTTCGCGGCGTCCACCGAGAGACAGAGACTGGCACAACACCGCATCGAGAGCCGTCTCGCCTACAGGTCGGCGGTCGGGTTCGTCGACCTGGTTGGGTTCACTGCTATCTCGGGCCGTCTCAGCTTCGAAGACCTCGCCGAGGTGATTCGCGACTTCGAGGCCAGGGCGTTCGAACTGATCACCGATGTTGGGGGCCGGGTGGTCAAACACGTCGGTGACGAGGTGATGTTCACCGCCCCGACGGTCGAGGCCGGGTGTTCGGCCGCGCTGGACCTGGTCGGTGGGTTCGCCGACGACCGGGTCATGCCACGTGGGGGGCTGGCGTTCGGAGACCTGTTGACACGCGGTGGCGATCACTATGGGCCGGTGGTCAACCTGGCGTCACGCCTGGGCGACCATGCGGTGCCGGGCGAGGTCCTGTGCGATCGGGGAGTGGCGGCTGCGATACCCCGTCGGTTCACCGTCGAGCCTGCGGGCCGTCGCATCCTGAAGGGGTTCGACGAACCGGTGCCGGTGTGGTCGCTGGGCCGCAGCGCCGGATCGGCCTGA
- a CDS encoding sulfatase — protein sequence MVHQKRPNIVFVLTDDHAAHSIGCYGSVVNQTPRIDEIAEHGVRFDNCFATNSLCTPSRASILTGKYSHRNGVFTLFTPIDASQPTFISQLKSVGYRTAMIGKWHMGHGDGHDPQGFDYWDVLPGQGDYWNPTFISPEGERVVEGYATDIITDLSMDWVESLDGDDPWCMLVWHKAPHRPWEPKPEHRALYEQPVPLPSTFWDDYATRSSSSRRVAMRVADHLSSEDLKGDPPEGLSYEDQAVWKYQRYMRDYLACVHSVDENVGRLIDWLRNRGEFDDTIFVYSSDQGFFLGDHGWFDKRLMFEESLRMPLVVSYPSRVAPGQVRSAMVTNVDMAQTLLDAAGVGGVDDMQGTSFWPEMAGEPGSVNAQGVYYRYWEHDDMIHKAPAHYGYRTDRYKLIYYYNEGFGLPFTSFFTYPPEWELYDLRSDPDEVNNVYDDPAYLEIREDLKAAMWRLQAELGDAPHHSQPVPAGCESVEVATMPPIPRFRWLNLPR from the coding sequence ATGGTCCACCAGAAACGCCCGAACATCGTCTTCGTGCTCACCGACGATCACGCCGCTCACTCGATCGGTTGTTACGGATCGGTGGTCAATCAGACACCACGAATCGACGAGATCGCAGAACACGGCGTGAGGTTCGACAACTGCTTTGCCACGAACTCGCTGTGCACCCCGTCGCGGGCCAGCATCTTGACGGGCAAGTACAGCCACCGAAATGGCGTCTTCACCCTGTTCACGCCAATCGACGCCAGCCAGCCGACCTTCATCTCGCAGCTCAAGTCGGTGGGCTACCGCACCGCGATGATCGGCAAGTGGCACATGGGACATGGCGATGGCCACGACCCACAGGGTTTCGACTACTGGGATGTGTTGCCCGGTCAAGGCGACTACTGGAATCCGACGTTCATCTCGCCCGAAGGCGAACGGGTCGTCGAGGGTTACGCCACCGACATCATCACCGACCTGTCGATGGACTGGGTCGAGTCGCTCGACGGTGACGACCCCTGGTGCATGCTGGTCTGGCACAAGGCTCCTCACCGGCCATGGGAACCCAAGCCCGAACACCGAGCGCTGTACGAACAGCCGGTGCCGCTGCCATCGACGTTCTGGGACGACTATGCGACTCGCTCTTCGTCTTCGCGACGGGTTGCGATGAGAGTGGCCGATCACCTGTCGTCCGAGGACCTCAAAGGCGACCCGCCGGAGGGCCTGTCGTATGAGGATCAGGCTGTCTGGAAGTACCAGAGATACATGCGCGACTACCTGGCCTGCGTGCATTCGGTGGACGAGAACGTTGGGCGCCTGATCGACTGGCTGCGCAACCGGGGAGAGTTCGACGACACGATCTTCGTCTATTCGTCCGACCAGGGGTTCTTCCTGGGCGACCACGGCTGGTTCGACAAGCGGCTGATGTTCGAGGAGTCGTTGCGGATGCCGCTGGTGGTCTCGTACCCCAGCCGGGTGGCGCCCGGTCAGGTGCGCAGCGCCATGGTGACCAACGTCGACATGGCACAGACCCTGCTCGACGCCGCCGGTGTCGGTGGCGTCGACGACATGCAAGGGACGAGCTTTTGGCCCGAGATGGCCGGCGAGCCGGGGTCGGTGAACGCGCAGGGTGTGTACTACCGCTATTGGGAACACGACGACATGATCCACAAGGCGCCCGCCCACTACGGCTACCGCACCGATCGCTACAAGCTGATCTACTACTACAACGAGGGGTTCGGCCTGCCCTTCACTTCGTTCTTCACCTACCCGCCCGAGTGGGAGCTGTACGACCTGCGGTCAGACCCCGACGAGGTCAACAACGTCTACGACGACCCGGCGTATCTCGAGATCCGTGAGGATCTGAAGGCTGCGATGTGGCGGTTGCAAGCCGAACTGGGCGATGCACCGCATCACTCGCAGCCGGTACCCGCCGGATGCGAATCGGTCGAGGTTGCGACGATGCCCCCGATCCCGCGGTTTCGCTGGCTCAACCTGCCCCGCTGA
- a CDS encoding ATP-binding protein, whose amino-acid sequence MSSDDEPEPTLSVPDTADELIERFGQSDAAEEALFGELTKAQVSLADVGGLANVKEQLERSFLAPLRNPQMAAAFGKKAGGGLLLWGPPGCGKTFLARAVAGEMGANFYDVGLADVLDMWIGSSERNLAAIFETARRNSPCVLFFDEIDALGQKRSHLRHAAGLRTVVNQLLAELDGVSASNEGVFVLAATNHPWDVDEALLRPGRFDRKLLVLPPDAPARHAVLQYHLRSKPTEQLNLGKVVEATEGYSGADIAHVVESATEACLSASIATGEVQPIGTQHLLTAALESSSTIGPWLETARNHVVYSNRSGDYDELEAFLRLRDKRRR is encoded by the coding sequence ATGTCGAGTGACGATGAACCCGAACCGACGCTGTCAGTGCCCGACACGGCAGACGAGCTGATCGAACGGTTCGGCCAGTCGGATGCGGCCGAGGAGGCCTTGTTCGGCGAGTTGACGAAGGCCCAGGTCTCGTTGGCGGACGTCGGCGGTCTTGCGAACGTGAAAGAGCAGCTCGAGCGCTCGTTTCTGGCTCCCCTGCGCAACCCCCAGATGGCTGCGGCCTTCGGCAAGAAGGCCGGAGGTGGCCTGCTGCTGTGGGGGCCTCCTGGGTGCGGCAAGACATTTCTGGCCCGCGCGGTCGCAGGCGAGATGGGGGCGAACTTCTACGACGTCGGCCTGGCGGACGTGCTGGACATGTGGATCGGTTCCAGCGAGCGCAACCTGGCCGCCATCTTCGAGACCGCCCGCCGCAACTCTCCCTGTGTGCTGTTCTTCGACGAGATAGATGCTCTGGGACAAAAGCGCTCGCACCTGCGCCATGCGGCCGGTCTACGAACCGTTGTCAACCAACTGCTGGCCGAGCTGGACGGGGTTTCCGCTTCGAACGAAGGCGTGTTCGTACTGGCGGCAACCAACCATCCGTGGGATGTCGACGAGGCTCTGCTGCGCCCTGGTCGCTTCGACCGCAAGCTGCTGGTGCTGCCGCCCGACGCCCCGGCGCGCCATGCGGTGTTGCAGTACCACCTGCGCTCGAAGCCCACCGAGCAGCTGAATCTAGGCAAGGTTGTCGAGGCAACCGAGGGCTACTCGGGGGCAGACATCGCCCACGTGGTCGAGTCGGCCACCGAGGCGTGCCTATCGGCGTCGATCGCCACCGGCGAGGTTCAACCCATCGGTACACAACACCTGCTGACGGCGGCGCTCGAGTCGTCGTCGACCATAGGTCCGTGGCTCGAGACGGCCCGAAACCACGTCGTGTACTCGAACCGCAGCGGCGACTACGACGAGCTCGAGGCATTCCTGCGCTTGCGCGACAAGCGCCGCCGCTGA
- a CDS encoding tetratricopeptide repeat protein — translation MDDVERLRRHGQNLLLLRRFDEARSSALEALSQEPGEASTHRLLGEIELGAGRLDLAAQHATDAMGIAADPASLHLAARVARHAGRYDEAIELCSRALVMEPDLAPLHMTLSLATSGPWLDARPDGDGASDRTAASTRAMDAANTALALQPDQTGGYYAKAVAHVIADDLVGAASALEQGLSVQPDWPDGHVLMGVVRARQGMVKLASRHFATAGRLDPGDDRHIERLRAMRPSRRFLNRRRKRQVPWHLAPEARQIIAADDRLARFDP, via the coding sequence ATGGACGACGTCGAACGGCTCCGCAGACATGGCCAGAACCTGCTGTTGCTGCGCCGCTTCGACGAGGCGCGCTCGAGTGCACTGGAAGCACTGTCGCAGGAGCCCGGCGAAGCCTCGACACATCGCCTTCTGGGCGAGATCGAGTTGGGAGCAGGGCGGCTCGATCTGGCGGCCCAACACGCGACCGACGCAATGGGCATCGCTGCAGACCCGGCGTCGCTGCACCTGGCCGCCCGGGTGGCCAGGCACGCCGGGCGCTACGACGAGGCGATCGAACTGTGCAGTCGGGCCTTGGTGATGGAGCCCGACCTGGCACCGCTCCACATGACGCTGTCGTTGGCAACCTCGGGGCCGTGGCTCGATGCTCGGCCAGATGGCGACGGGGCCTCTGACCGGACGGCAGCGTCTACCAGGGCGATGGATGCCGCAAACACAGCCTTGGCCCTGCAACCCGACCAGACCGGCGGCTACTACGCCAAGGCGGTTGCCCACGTGATCGCGGACGATCTGGTGGGTGCTGCGTCGGCTTTGGAACAGGGGCTGTCGGTTCAGCCGGATTGGCCCGACGGCCATGTGCTGATGGGGGTGGTGCGGGCGCGGCAGGGAATGGTGAAGCTCGCTTCTAGGCATTTTGCGACGGCAGGGCGCCTGGATCCTGGCGACGACCGACACATCGAGCGGCTGAGGGCGATGCGCCCCTCGCGGCGCTTTCTCAACAGGCGACGCAAGCGGCAGGTGCCATGGCACCTTGCCCCCGAAGCACGTCAGATAATCGCCGCAGACGACCGGCTGGCGAGGTTCGACCCGTGA
- a CDS encoding TIGR03086 family metal-binding protein, whose product MSQNLRLYTRALYGFDHVVRLAPPEAWSNESPCEGWTARHVIGHVNAVQRYVESLIEGREPTMSPMQDLERNAGDDPAATWAATLESLLAALDQPGVLQRVVQSFWGEITVDDGIGRLLGDVTIHSWDLARAFGVDDRLDPILVEAVTAAMAPNADNLASSGMFAARVDVGDDADAQAQLLAMSGRRP is encoded by the coding sequence ATGAGTCAGAACCTGCGTCTTTACACCAGAGCCCTGTACGGATTCGACCACGTGGTGCGCCTGGCCCCGCCAGAAGCCTGGTCGAACGAGTCACCTTGCGAGGGCTGGACGGCCCGTCACGTTATTGGCCACGTCAACGCCGTGCAACGCTATGTCGAGTCGTTGATCGAAGGCCGCGAGCCCACCATGAGCCCGATGCAAGACCTCGAGCGCAACGCAGGCGACGACCCGGCGGCAACGTGGGCCGCAACTCTCGAGTCGCTGCTGGCCGCCCTGGATCAGCCGGGCGTTCTGCAACGGGTGGTCCAGAGCTTCTGGGGTGAGATAACGGTCGACGACGGCATCGGACGTCTGCTGGGCGACGTCACCATCCATTCCTGGGACCTGGCCCGGGCCTTCGGCGTAGACGATCGCCTCGACCCCATACTGGTCGAGGCGGTGACCGCGGCCATGGCGCCCAACGCCGACAATCTGGCATCGTCTGGCATGTTCGCCGCACGCGTAGACGTTGGCGACGACGCAGATGCGCAGGCCCAGCTGTTGGCCATGTCGGGTCGCCGGCCCTGA
- a CDS encoding type II secretion system protein, with product MSDDRRADDGFSLIELMVVVLVIAILIGLALPTFLGARERAQDRAAQANVRNAMTAAMVLFADDADFSTVSAATLEEIEPALDYVGEATVVTAGSQVGFSLQAGNARVVMVGLSESGDCFYMQTDRGNTVNTSSDQFAIRDQATGGDCRANNTGDLTWGADW from the coding sequence GTGAGCGACGACCGACGCGCCGACGATGGTTTCAGCCTTATCGAGCTGATGGTGGTGGTGCTGGTCATCGCCATCCTGATCGGCCTGGCCCTGCCCACGTTCCTGGGTGCCCGCGAACGGGCTCAGGATCGGGCGGCGCAAGCCAACGTGCGCAACGCGATGACAGCCGCAATGGTGCTGTTCGCCGACGACGCCGACTTCTCTACCGTCAGTGCTGCCACGCTGGAAGAGATCGAACCCGCACTGGACTATGTGGGCGAGGCAACCGTCGTTACAGCAGGATCACAGGTCGGGTTCAGCCTCCAGGCGGGCAACGCTCGCGTAGTCATGGTGGGCCTGTCTGAATCTGGCGACTGCTTCTACATGCAGACCGACCGTGGCAACACCGTCAACACCAGCAGCGACCAGTTCGCAATTCGCGACCAGGCCACCGGTGGCGACTGCAGGGCCAACAACACCGGCGACCTCACCTGGGGCGCCGACTGGTAG
- a CDS encoding xanthine dehydrogenase family protein molybdopterin-binding subunit, translated as MIGTRVVRKEDPELLTVGGRYVDDLAPSDSLFVTFVRSLMAHAELADVDVSEARDMPGVVAVYTVDDLGLNDMAPGNPMINASMGRPVMARGRVRFVGEPIVAIVSQTRAQGVDAAEMVFVDYEPLEALVDVSRSATDELLLFADAGTNTSLAMPSANQDDIFADCEVTVGLHYKNHRQAPCPIEPRSTVSSWSAGEDGRPRLTQWSCTQFPHGARDALAAGLGVDKDQVHVITPDVGGGFGAKSGAYPEDLVVAAIARDLDRPIRWTETRSESMTGLVHGRGWTVDARIGGSRDGNVTSLEVRILADAGAYPAIGSVLPFFGSVMATGVYDIPKVDVASRSVVTNTVPMGAYRGAGRPEAALTIERMMDMYAAEIGMDPAELRRRNFVAPEAFPFTSPTGAAMDSGQYEKALDAVMSAAGYEQLRAEQARRRSDPAAKQLGLGWSAYVEIANPMGSGEFGSIQINNDGSALVLTGSSAHGQGHHTSFAQLAADLTGIPFDRIEVRHGDTDEVKRGGGTGGSRSLQAGGSAVWEATEAVVEKAKHAAAALLEANPADIVLDTDTGSFSVAGTPAVSTGWADIATHIEQSEGAPLQAEADFTPGGATFPFGVHLCVVEVDPGTGGVEIVRYVACDDAGTIVNPMIVEGQVHGGIASGALHALMEEFVYDEDGNPLTANFMDYALGSAAELPSFERLVQETPTDRNPLGSKGIGESGTIGAGPAVQNAVVDALSHLGVRHVDIPVTPQRVWRTLQSTGA; from the coding sequence ATGATCGGAACCCGGGTCGTCCGCAAGGAAGATCCCGAACTGTTGACCGTCGGAGGCAGGTATGTCGACGACCTGGCACCGTCCGATTCGCTGTTCGTGACGTTCGTGCGTTCGCTGATGGCCCACGCAGAACTGGCCGATGTCGACGTCAGCGAAGCCCGCGACATGCCGGGCGTCGTGGCCGTCTACACCGTCGACGACCTGGGCCTCAACGACATGGCACCGGGTAACCCCATGATCAACGCGTCGATGGGTCGACCGGTGATGGCCCGGGGCCGGGTGCGGTTCGTGGGCGAGCCCATCGTGGCCATCGTCAGCCAAACGCGGGCCCAGGGGGTCGACGCTGCCGAGATGGTGTTTGTCGACTACGAACCTCTCGAGGCCCTGGTCGACGTGAGTCGCTCGGCCACCGACGAGCTGCTGTTGTTCGCCGACGCGGGAACCAACACCAGCCTGGCGATGCCTTCGGCCAACCAGGACGACATCTTCGCCGACTGCGAGGTCACGGTCGGCCTGCACTACAAGAACCACCGTCAGGCGCCTTGCCCCATAGAACCCCGATCGACTGTGTCGTCGTGGTCGGCCGGTGAAGACGGCCGCCCCAGGCTCACACAGTGGTCGTGCACCCAGTTCCCGCACGGGGCGCGAGACGCACTGGCCGCAGGTTTGGGCGTCGACAAGGACCAGGTTCACGTCATCACCCCAGACGTGGGCGGCGGTTTCGGTGCCAAGAGTGGTGCCTATCCAGAGGACCTGGTGGTGGCGGCCATCGCCAGGGATCTCGATCGACCGATTCGGTGGACCGAGACGCGCTCGGAGAGCATGACCGGCCTGGTGCACGGTCGCGGCTGGACCGTCGACGCTCGCATCGGTGGCAGCCGTGATGGCAACGTGACATCGCTCGAGGTGCGGATCCTGGCCGACGCCGGCGCCTACCCGGCCATCGGGTCGGTGTTGCCGTTCTTCGGCAGCGTCATGGCCACCGGCGTATACGACATTCCCAAGGTCGATGTCGCATCCAGGTCTGTGGTCACCAACACCGTTCCGATGGGTGCGTACCGGGGAGCGGGTCGGCCCGAGGCGGCCCTCACCATCGAACGCATGATGGACATGTACGCCGCCGAGATCGGCATGGATCCCGCCGAGCTTCGCAGGCGCAACTTCGTCGCCCCCGAGGCCTTTCCGTTCACGAGCCCCACCGGCGCAGCCATGGACTCTGGGCAATACGAAAAGGCCCTGGACGCCGTGATGTCGGCGGCCGGCTACGAGCAGCTCAGGGCAGAACAGGCCCGTCGACGCAGCGACCCTGCCGCCAAGCAACTCGGGCTGGGTTGGTCGGCCTATGTCGAGATCGCCAACCCGATGGGGTCGGGTGAGTTCGGCAGCATCCAGATCAACAACGACGGCAGTGCGTTGGTGCTGACGGGTTCGTCGGCCCATGGCCAGGGTCACCACACCTCGTTCGCACAGCTGGCTGCTGACCTCACCGGCATTCCGTTCGACCGCATCGAGGTTCGCCACGGCGACACCGACGAGGTGAAACGAGGCGGTGGCACGGGCGGCTCGCGTTCGTTGCAGGCCGGTGGCAGCGCGGTGTGGGAGGCGACCGAGGCCGTCGTCGAGAAGGCCAAGCACGCGGCTGCCGCTCTGCTGGAGGCGAACCCAGCCGACATCGTCCTCGACACCGACACTGGCTCGTTCTCGGTTGCCGGAACTCCGGCGGTTTCGACAGGGTGGGCCGACATCGCCACCCACATCGAACAGTCCGAGGGCGCGCCGCTGCAGGCCGAGGCCGACTTCACGCCGGGCGGTGCGACCTTTCCCTTTGGTGTGCACCTGTGTGTGGTCGAGGTCGATCCCGGAACCGGTGGTGTCGAGATAGTTCGTTATGTCGCCTGCGACGACGCCGGCACCATCGTCAACCCGATGATCGTCGAAGGTCAGGTGCACGGCGGCATCGCATCCGGAGCGCTCCATGCCCTGATGGAAGAGTTCGTCTACGACGAAGACGGAAACCCTCTGACGGCCAACTTCATGGACTATGCGCTTGGCTCGGCGGCCGAGCTGCCCAGCTTCGAGCGCCTGGTTCAGGAGACA